CCTTGCCACTATTTCAGACTTGACCGTGCCTGTTCCGTCGTCACATTCATTCCTCTCAAAGTTAATTGAAAAACATTCCGGAAAAACAGTAACAGACGCCTATTGTCAATCCTCACGCCACGTACATTCGACGTTCATTCTTTCGTCACAAAAGTAATTGCCGTGCCTCTGCCACAGAACATATAAGTGTAAAACGATTATTCCTACACTTGTAAAACCTGGAATGCCCTGGATAAATGTCGAATCCCACCTTGCGGCAAAACCATGGAGGCCGGTGCTTCTCAGGAACACATCTGTGGCTTTTTGCGCATGTAGTTGAGTGCACGGCTATTTGTTCGTGCCCCTGCATCACGTAGCACCATAGCACAAATTGACGTCCGTGAACCACGTAACTTCATTTCCGTGTCTGACGTAGCATTGTATCTATGCCTCTGCTTGCGCCTCTTGTTGTATAAGTGCTTCTTGCAACTGCATATCCATGCCTGTCGTTGCTTCTCGTTCTTTCTGTCCATCTCGTAGCGACAGCTGCAACAGTGCCTCTGAAAAAACACAGCACTGCTCCTACCAGCGAATGTATCACTGAAAACAATTGCCACTCCCAATGAATGTACCACGCCCGTGTGTCTGAGAGTTAAACCAGCCACTTCAAGCATGCTTCTCTTTGTCAGAGACTTGTGCCTCTACATACTGCCCCTGCATGCCTCACGAGATAAATTGTAAAAGTTAACATTTGACAGCAAACTACGCAAGACAACGAACATCTCCCCGACTTGCTGGAGATACGACGGTTGCTAGAAACATAACTGCTgactttatttttattttttataaagaAAAACCACGATCAAAAACTCAGGATGTGCACAACCGCACCACCAGGGAGATGAAACCACGATCCAGAACCCACGATGTGCAGAACCGCATCGACAGTGAGATCGTGCACTCCTTTGCCGCTTCCCCGCCCTTAAATTTAGACTTCCGCCGCGGCCTTCTTACACACAAACAACATAAATCGCCATTGCGCTCCCACTCATTGTTCCCCACGAAAAACCAGGTTGCAGGAGGACCAacttctccaggccatgggatTCATCAAGGAATTCATGGAGGTGCAGGCCCACGGCAACACCAAGTTGCACGTGATCCACACCAACGACTTGCAGAAGGCGGCGACCACCATTGAGAAGTACGAGCGACACCTCGAGTTCGAGCGCCACAAGATCGTCGGAGTTGATGTGGAGTACACCAACGACGTTGGCGAAGATCAGAAACCAGCCCTCTTCCAGCTCTCCGTCGGCAAGGATCATCCGGTGTTGCTCTTCCAACTAAGCGCCGCCGACAAGAACTGCACCAGGTTCGACAACTTCCTCGCCGACCCCAGATACACGTTTGCTGGCTTCTCCATCGACGACGACATAGAGATGCTCGGGCGTGTCGGACTAGAGATCGCCCACTTCGTCGACATCCAGAAGGAATGGAGGGTGCCTACAGCTACCATGCCTCTGGACTCCCTTGGGGATGTCTCAGGCATCATTGTCCACGACTAC
The Aegilops tauschii subsp. strangulata cultivar AL8/78 chromosome 3, Aet v6.0, whole genome shotgun sequence genome window above contains:
- the LOC141021022 gene encoding uncharacterized protein, with the protein product MGFIKEFMEVQAHGNTKLHVIHTNDLQKAATTIEKYERHLEFERHKIVGVDVEYTNDVGEDQKPALFQLSVGKDHPVLLFQLSAADKNCTRFDNFLADPRYTFAGFSIDDDIEMLGRVGLEIAHFVDIQKEWRVPTATMPLDSLGDVSGIIVHDYYNNMKKKLTNTEHQRWARMPLSMRHIEYAAKDAYAAYEIWSRLTIIQEGLRRAKLEKEQTRKRARPWGDYDY